The Desulfurobacterium atlanticum nucleotide sequence GATGTTTTAAAGATATTTAAGAGTAAAGGATTAAAAGTAAAAGCGGTAAAAACAAATGATTTTGATTCAATAATGGGTGTAAACAACAGATACGAACTGTCCAAAGCTGAAGAGCTACTAAAAAGGAAACTTATAAAAGAGCTTCAGCTAAGCGGCGTTACCGTTCACAATCCAGAAAGCTGTTATATTGAGCCGGAAGTAACTATCGGAAAAGATACAGAAATCTTTGCCCCGGTTTACATAAAAGGAAAAACAGTAATAGGTGAGAACTGCACAATCGGAGCTTTTACCGAAATAGTTGACTCTGTTATAGAATCTGGTGCAACCATCAAATCCCATTCTCACATTGAGAAAGCACACATAAAGGGAGCGGCAGGTCCATTCTCAAGAATAAGAGAAGGCACAGTAATAGAAGAAAACTCCAGAGTCGGAAGCTTTGTTGAAACAAAAAAGGCAATACTTAAAAAAGGAGCCAAGGCAAACCATCTCACATACCTTGGAGACTGCATAGTTGGAGAAAACACAAACGTAGGTGCAGGAACAATAACCTGCAACTACGACGGTTTCAATAAATGGAGAACAGAAATAGGAAAAAATGTTTTTGTTGGAAGTAATACTCTATTCATAGCTCCTGTAAAGGTGGGGAACAACGCAATCACAGCAGCCGGCTCTGTTATCACAAAAAATGTGCCAGAAAATGCCCTTGCTATAGCAAGATCAAAACAGATAAATCTTGAAGGAAAAGCAGAAACTATCAGAGAGAAAAATAAGAGGTTAAAGGATGAACATTTTAAAAAAGATAGTTGAATTTAAAAAAGCAGAAGTTGAAAAGCGAAAGAAGGAGATAAAGTTTGAAGCGGTAAAGAAGATAGCAGAAACATCAGAAACTCCGTTCAATTTTAAGAAAGTTTTTCCAAACGACAGAATTAATATAATAGCTGAAGTTAAAAAAGCATCTCCTTCTAAAGGTGTAATCTGTAAAAATTTCAACTATATAGAGATAGCAAAAGCTTACGAAAAAGGCGGAGCTGCCGCTATTTCTGTTCTAACGGATGTAGAGTTTTTTAAAGGTTCGCCACTCTACCTTAAAGAAATTGCCGAAACCGTAAAACTTCCAGTATTAAGGAAAGATTTTATAATAGACCCGTTCCAGATATATGCAGCAAAAGCCCTGGGAGCTTCATCGTTCCTTCTTATAGCAGCCATTCTTGATAAGCAGACACTTGCAGATTTTATCTCTCTTGGAAGAGACCTTGGGATGGAACCGCTTGTTGAAACACACACAGAAGAGGAAATACGAAAAAGTCTTGATGCTGGAGCCGCAATAGTGGGAATAAACAACAGGAATCTTGAAAATTTCACCGTTTCCCTATCAACTTCTATTAAATTAGCACCGATAATAAAAGATGCCGGTAAAATATGTATTTCCGAAAGCGGAATTAAAAGTAAAGAGGATATAGTGAAATTAAAAACAGCGGGAGTGGACGGATTTCTTATAGGTGAAACCCTTATGAGAAGCTCTAACCCTGAGGAGATGTTAAGAAAATGGATAGAAAACTGATACATTTACTCACTTTTATACTATTTATATCCCTTTCACCGAAAACAGTCTTCGCAGACTGGTATATCCTTCTACCACCTGATAAAAGGCCTGGAGGAGCACAAACAGAGGAGAAAAAAATTGAGCAGAAACTAAACAAACAACCGTACAAAACTGAAAAAAGCAAAATTCCAGCACCAGATTTTAAATTCAGAACCATAAACAAAATTTTCACTCCAGAATCCCTTAAAGGTAAAAAGGTTATACTCTTCTTTTTTGAAAATCCCTATTCACCAGAAACAGAGGAACTTATAAAAACCCTTGACAGAATAGCCTCACAAAAAGACGTAGTTATACTCTGCGTGGACACAAACGATGCAGATTTTTCAATCCTTGAAAAATACAAAAAAGATATGAATTTAAAAAATCTATTTTTAACGGCAGATTCCTTCCTGCTCAAAAAATTCAAAGAACAGGTAAAAATCAAAAAACTTCCAGCGTCTATTTTCATAGATAAAAACGGATTTATACGATTCTATGCAGACAGGATAAACAGCAAAGATATAAAGGAATTTGAAACCAATATTGTGAAAATTTTGAAAAAATTATAAAAGTGAAAGCGGCCGAAGCCGCAAGCTTAAATCAATTAGCTTTCACTATCTTTCCAGCCTTAAGACACTTTGTGCAAACCCAGATTCTCTTCTTTTCACCGTTCACAACCGCTCTAACCTTTTGAAGGTTTGGTTTTTGCCTTTTACTTGACACTCTGTGAGAGTGACTTACCTTATTAATAAAGATTGTTTCCTTACCACATACAGCGCATTTAGCCATAATCTCACCTCCTTATCTAATTGCAAGGTGCAAATTTATCATCAAATATTATTATTGTAAAGGGGATAAACTCTTTTTAAATACTGGCAAAATTAAATATCTCCGAAAAGCTCATCCATAACACTTTTCACAGGAGACTCTTTGGTAAGAAGGTCAATTCCACACCTTAAGTTTGCAAGAAATCCAAATGCTTCCTCCACATACTCCTTCGGAATAATGGAACCGTGCTGTGGAACAATAGCATCTATAGGGAAAGGTTTAACCTTATCCACAAAATACTTTAAAGCTTTCTGAGAAGCCATATAATAAACATGAAAATACATCATATCTTTCTTATGCCTTTCCATATCTGTAACAACAAGCTGCCACTTAGGCTGTATAGCTGCAAAAATATCACTTGAAAATAGAACTTTAGCACCTATATCATACGTAACAAAAGCATCAGGAAAGTGAAGAAAAGGAGATGTTAAAAATAGAAGACCGTTTCCGTTGCCAAGGTCAAGTATAGTATCATCAAGAGGACTTACATCAAGCCATTTAACTTTTTCCCTATCAAACCCAAAGTAGGGTAGCAAAACCTTGGTTCGCGGCGTAGTAATAAGCGTTACATCAGGATTTATCTTAAACCACATAGGAATGGAACTTGAAACATCAGGATCTTGATGATGAGAAACTATATGGGTAACTTTTGAAGGATCACCTAAAACTTCAGTAACTCTCTTCTTAACCTGATTAAAATGTAGCACTCCGCCAGGATCAATAAGAACATTACCTTTTTCAGATACAACAAGATAAGCATTACACCTGAATATATGATTTTCAGAACTTCCTACCCAAAAAATCTTATGATTTTCACTATCATAAAGCAAAACAGGTTTATCTATATCAAAATTACCAGACTTTAGTTCTCCTATTTTAAGTCCCATAGCTTCTCCTTTAGACAAGTTCTTTTAAATACTGCTGAAGCATAAATCTTGTATAGCCAAGATTTGCATCACTTTTTAAAACAGCCACCTGAAAAACTTCTTCGTTGTAGTAAACCCTTACAAGAATGAAAAGTTCGGTGGTGCTCATCAAAATCTCTTTCGGAATACCCACAGAATACTCTCCAAGAATCCTATACATCTTTAAATATTCTTCCACAACCTTCTGAACACTCCCTATAATTTCAGAAACCGATTCACCTGCTGAATCTATAACTTCACCGCTAAACCTAACAGCTGCATAACCTGAAATAAAAGGAATTTCATCCATCGCTTTTTGTGCAATACCCATCATCCCTCCTGAAGTTAAAATCTGATTATTAATATTAACCCTTATTTGTGAATTAACAAACAAAATAGTGTCTCGCTTACTTTAGTATAATCTTTCCACTAAACTTAAAGGAGGAAAAGCAATGGAGATGGAAAAAACTTATAATCCTGCACTGTTTGAAGATAAATGGTACTCCTACTGGCTTGAAAAAAAATATTTCCACGCCGACGAAAAAAAAGTTTTAAAAGGTGAAAAAGAAAAATTTAGCGTTGTTCTTCCTCCTCCAAACGTTACAGGTGTACTTCATATAGGCCATGCTCTGAACTCAACACTTCAGGACATCGTATGCAGATGGAAAAGAATGAAAGGTTATGAAGTGTGCTGGATACCAGGAACAGACCATGCAGGTATAGCAACCCAATGGGTTGTGGAGAAACAGCTGGCACAGGAAGGCTTAACACGTCACGACATCGGAAGAGAAAACTTCCTTAAAAGAGTATGGGAATGGAAAGAATCCTGCGGTGGAAGAATAATCAATCAGCTAAAAAAACTCGGAACTTCCTGTGACTGGGATAGAGAAAGATTTACAATGGACGAAGGTTTTTCAAAAGCTGTAAGAAAAGCTTTTGTTGAACTTTATAAGGAAGGGCTTATATACAGGGGAAAAAGGCTAATAAATTGGTGTCCCAGATGTCACACAGCCCTTTCAGACCTTGAAGTTGAACATGAAGAGGAGAAGGGATACCTATGGTACATAAAATATCCTGTGGTGGGAGAAAAAGACAGATACATTGTAGTAGCAACCACAAGACCTGAAACTATGCTTGGTGATGTTGCCGTAGCCGTAAATCCAGAAGATGAAAGATACAAAGACTTGATAGGTAAAAAACTGCTTCTTCCAATCGTAAACAGAGAAATACCTGTAATAGCTGATGAATATGTTGACATGGATTTTGGAACAGGAGCTGTGAAAATAACACCGGCTCATGACTTTAACGACTTTGAAATAGGAAACAGACACAATCTTACACCTATCCAGATAATGGATGATTGGGCAAAAATTACAGTAGAACCGTTTAAAGGAATGGACAGATATGAAGCAAGAGAAGCCATAGTAAAAATGCTTAAAGATGAAGGACTGCTTGAAAAGGTTGAAGAGCATACCCATGCAGTAGGACACTGTTACAGATGTAAAACTGTAGTGGAACCTTACCTTTCAGACCAGTGGTTTGTTAAAACAAAACCCCTTGCAGAAAAAGCGATAGAATCTGTAAAAACAGGAGAGATAAAATTTATCCCGAAGCAGTGGGAAAACACATTCTTTGACTGGATGTACAACATAAGAGATTGGTGCATATCAAGACAGATATGGTGGGGACACCGAATTCCTGTCTGGTACTGTAACGATTGCGGACACCTTACAGTGACAGAAGAAACACCTGAGAAATGTGAAAAATGCGCAAGTAAAAACATAGTTCAGGATGAAGACGTACTTGATACATGGTTTAGCTCGGCGCTCTGGCCATTTGGCACTCTCGGATGGCCTGAAG carries:
- the glmU gene encoding bifunctional UDP-N-acetylglucosamine diphosphorylase/glucosamine-1-phosphate N-acetyltransferase GlmU → MGFRIIILAAGKGTRFKSDLPKVLHKILGKPMLWYVIKAAEKAEAEEIVVVVGHKKEMVEEFIKKEGFKNVKTVVQEKQLGTGHAVSCAEHLFENYDGKIIVLNGDSPLIKSEDIKKLSEIDSDMVVLTGETDNPTGYGRVVRDGDEVLKIVEEKDATEEEKKIKEVNSGIYAFSSELLFEALKEIDNNNAQKEYYLPDVLKIFKSKGLKVKAVKTNDFDSIMGVNNRYELSKAEELLKRKLIKELQLSGVTVHNPESCYIEPEVTIGKDTEIFAPVYIKGKTVIGENCTIGAFTEIVDSVIESGATIKSHSHIEKAHIKGAAGPFSRIREGTVIEENSRVGSFVETKKAILKKGAKANHLTYLGDCIVGENTNVGAGTITCNYDGFNKWRTEIGKNVFVGSNTLFIAPVKVGNNAITAAGSVITKNVPENALAIARSKQINLEGKAETIREKNKRLKDEHFKKDS
- the trpC gene encoding indole-3-glycerol phosphate synthase TrpC; amino-acid sequence: MNILKKIVEFKKAEVEKRKKEIKFEAVKKIAETSETPFNFKKVFPNDRINIIAEVKKASPSKGVICKNFNYIEIAKAYEKGGAAAISVLTDVEFFKGSPLYLKEIAETVKLPVLRKDFIIDPFQIYAAKALGASSFLLIAAILDKQTLADFISLGRDLGMEPLVETHTEEEIRKSLDAGAAIVGINNRNLENFTVSLSTSIKLAPIIKDAGKICISESGIKSKEDIVKLKTAGVDGFLIGETLMRSSNPEEMLRKWIEN
- a CDS encoding TlpA family protein disulfide reductase, with the protein product MDRKLIHLLTFILFISLSPKTVFADWYILLPPDKRPGGAQTEEKKIEQKLNKQPYKTEKSKIPAPDFKFRTINKIFTPESLKGKKVILFFFENPYSPETEELIKTLDRIASQKDVVILCVDTNDADFSILEKYKKDMNLKNLFLTADSFLLKKFKEQVKIKKLPASIFIDKNGFIRFYADRINSKDIKEFETNIVKILKKL
- the rpmB gene encoding 50S ribosomal protein L28 — protein: MAKCAVCGKETIFINKVSHSHRVSSKRQKPNLQKVRAVVNGEKKRIWVCTKCLKAGKIVKAN
- a CDS encoding MBL fold metallo-hydrolase, giving the protein MGLKIGELKSGNFDIDKPVLLYDSENHKIFWVGSSENHIFRCNAYLVVSEKGNVLIDPGGVLHFNQVKKRVTEVLGDPSKVTHIVSHHQDPDVSSSIPMWFKINPDVTLITTPRTKVLLPYFGFDREKVKWLDVSPLDDTILDLGNGNGLLFLTSPFLHFPDAFVTYDIGAKVLFSSDIFAAIQPKWQLVVTDMERHKKDMMYFHVYYMASQKALKYFVDKVKPFPIDAIVPQHGSIIPKEYVEEAFGFLANLRCGIDLLTKESPVKSVMDELFGDI
- a CDS encoding valine--tRNA ligase → MEMEKTYNPALFEDKWYSYWLEKKYFHADEKKVLKGEKEKFSVVLPPPNVTGVLHIGHALNSTLQDIVCRWKRMKGYEVCWIPGTDHAGIATQWVVEKQLAQEGLTRHDIGRENFLKRVWEWKESCGGRIINQLKKLGTSCDWDRERFTMDEGFSKAVRKAFVELYKEGLIYRGKRLINWCPRCHTALSDLEVEHEEEKGYLWYIKYPVVGEKDRYIVVATTRPETMLGDVAVAVNPEDERYKDLIGKKLLLPIVNREIPVIADEYVDMDFGTGAVKITPAHDFNDFEIGNRHNLTPIQIMDDWAKITVEPFKGMDRYEAREAIVKMLKDEGLLEKVEEHTHAVGHCYRCKTVVEPYLSDQWFVKTKPLAEKAIESVKTGEIKFIPKQWENTFFDWMYNIRDWCISRQIWWGHRIPVWYCNDCGHLTVTEETPEKCEKCASKNIVQDEDVLDTWFSSALWPFGTLGWPEETDDLKAFYPTDLLVTGFDIIFFWVSRMMMMGYHFMKEKPFSDVYVHALVRDEKGQKMSKTKGNVIDPLDMIQKYGADTLRFTLSSLAAQGRDIRLSEKIIEGYRHFANKIWNIARFILTATEGIDIEGERKLAPEDRWILSKLSETAKAVDKELTNYRFNDASKALYQFIWGEFADWYIEFSKNRIYKGTEIEKRTAAYILFTILRDSLKLLHPFMPFISEEIYQKLPNKDAESIVIAPWPEEDYNFEEKETVEKVKEIIRGIRNVKAELNIPPSTAVEIAINSKDTKLLKVIENMDAAIKQLARVKEISITPEKPEGSISFFLPRTEVYVKIGELIDVAAEIEKIEKKLKALSKEIEKLERKLSNENFLSRAPKEVIEKDRNKLEETKELFNKLNTTLTQLKNF